DNA sequence from the Cohnella herbarum genome:
GCGACCAAACACCTGATAGACAACGGTCATCGCAACATCGGGCTCGTTACCGGGATGATCCGCAAGGACGGCGTCGTCGAGAAAAGATTTCTAGGTTATAAGCGCGCCTTGCAGGAAGCCGGTCTATTCTACAACTCGGATTACGTGTTCGAGAATTCCGTTAGCTACGTGCACGGACGCAACTCGGGTTCATTGATCGCGAGTAAATTTCCGGAGATTACCGCGATATTCGCAACGGCGGACATGGTCGCTTTCGGCGTCATCCGGGGCATCAAGGAGTCCGGCAAGGAAGTTCCCGGGGACGTATCCGTAATCGGGTTCGATGATATTTCCATGGCGAACATTTTCTTGCCTCCGCTGACAACGGTGAAGCAGCAGATTTCATTAAAAGGCGAAACCGCGGCTAAGCTCCTTATTGAACAGATCAGAAACAAACGCGGAGTGAAGAACCAGGGCGACCGAACGGAAATTCCGCTAGAGGTCGTGGAAAGGGAAACGGTCCGTAAGTTAACCAAGTAAACTGCGAGGCACGCTACTCACCAAATTAATCTCGCAGGTTTCGAAGGTTAAACGCTTAATCTAGCTTGTCCATGCAAGAATGGCCTTCAAATTAGGTATAGGGGGATGTATTCGATGGTACAGTTCAGATTCATGAAGGCGTTTTCATTATTCCTTGTGCTCACTATGGTTGTCGTATTGGCAGCATGTTCGGGAGGGAACGGCAACAATTCAGGTTCAAACGCTAGTCCGTCAGTGAAAGCTTCGGACACTCCGAAGGAATCTTCTCAGGAGCCGTCGGAACAAGCTTCCGAGGAGCCGGCTAAGGAAGAGAACGTAACGGTGAAGTTCGGCAACTTCTCGGGCTCAGGCGATACCGCGAAATATTTGACGCAAATGCAGGAAGCCTTCCAGAAAGAACACCCGAACATCAAGATAGATATCGAGACGATCGCTTACGGAGATTATTTTA
Encoded proteins:
- a CDS encoding LacI family DNA-binding transcriptional regulator, with the protein product MRKITIKDVARNAGVSIAAVSYVLNGKENKVSQDTIARIHESIKDLNYIPNMTARGLVKNTSELIGVIIPQTEDHKQLVFENPFYSEMISAIEGVVRDYGYHIILAGVDKGKTYLDISTSRNLDGAIIMGIYSEQLYEECKLANIPIVLIDSYVHDNDFAKVGIDDELGGYLATKHLIDNGHRNIGLVTGMIRKDGVVEKRFLGYKRALQEAGLFYNSDYVFENSVSYVHGRNSGSLIASKFPEITAIFATADMVAFGVIRGIKESGKEVPGDVSVIGFDDISMANIFLPPLTTVKQQISLKGETAAKLLIEQIRNKRGVKNQGDRTEIPLEVVERETVRKLTK